tttccaaacattctttgatttctttattattgctttacttaaaatattatacaATATTAAGTCGTTTACAACCAACACCATATATAGCATTATTAAAAGCATTGCcttctttatcattttttttatttgtaaatttttttattaagtttaaaaaaaaaaagatagttTGAAATTACttgtttattcttttttagaatttcccttatttattctttacttttatgttgtttttttttatttttttttatttttttttttaattgttttaatttctttgagATTTCTTACTAATGgccatttatttattttttttttacaaatttaaaaatatttattttaaattaaaaaatcttttcaaaaaaaaaaaataaaaattaaaattaaaaaaaaaaaatcttttcgCTCCAACAGATCCTCTGTccaaacaaagaaaaaaaaaaaaattaaaaataaaaaataaaaaataaaatagttttttcaatgaaagaaaaaaaaaggtaaattttaatataatttgaatttgtttataaataatatattttatttttttaaaagaaatttgcatttttttttgtgtcttttttttttttctggatctttttttttttttggatcttttttttttttttggatttttttttttttttaaaaattaataagaaATGAGATTTAAGAATTTTTAGCTTCTTCTCTCTTTCTACGACGTTCTTCTCTTTCTTGGTCAAGGCTTTTTGGTTCTTCTTCCaattctctttctttttggTCTCTTGCGAGGCTTCTTTCTTCTTGGCTTTTCTTACGTTCTTCTTCAAGTTTATTAGCTTCTTGTTCTAATTCTAAACGACGTTGTTCACGATCTCTTCTACGTTGTTCTTGTTCAGAGAGCATGAGATTACCACTTGAATTTGAAGGAGAGGTATTACTGATTGGAGTTGGTGATGAGGAGGAAGGATTTGAAGGTGAGGAAGAGGAAGAGATTGGAGAGGATACTGATGGTCTATCGAGTTCTCTGGCTTTCTTTCTAGCTTCACGCTCAGCTTCAATTCTTTTGCTTTCCTCTTCGACCTCTCTCTCAATTTGTTCTTTTCTTAATCTTCTTTCTTGTTCACGTTTTCTACGTTGTTCTTCGAAACtatctaaatctttttctttcttttctttgaGTTCAcgttcttctttttcttttaattctctTTCTAATCTTTCCTTTTCCTCCTTTTCGTGTTGAATTTTTTCAAGACGACGTTGCTCACGTTCAATTTCATCCCTCTCTCTTTCAAGACGACGTTGTTCACGTTCACGCTCACGCTCAAGTTCTTTCTCACGTTCACGTTCAAGTTCCTTCTCACGTTCAAGTTTTCTTTCTTCTCTATCTTTTTGTTCCTTTTCGAGACGACGTTGTTCCTTTTCACGTTCACGTTCCTCTTTTTGACGTTTTAATTCCTTTTCACGCTCTTTATCCTCCTTTTCACGTTGTTCTTTCTCAAGACGACGTTGTTCACGTTGTTTCTCACGTTCAATTTCAGCGAGCTCCTCTTGTTCTCTCTCTTCTTTTTCACGTTGTTCTTTCTCAATACGACGTTGTTCACGTTGTTTCTCACGTTCAATCttttcttgttcttctttttctttaatagcttctttttcttcttttaatttttgtaatcTTTGTTCTCTTGttaattcaattggttctgttgatggtgatgataatttttgttcttcttcttcttgttcttctttaATTGGTTCTGGtttttgttcttgttctacattattatttgtattattattattattattattattattttcttgattaaatgataatcttttttgttttctttctCTATCAATTTCTTCCAATTCTTTTTGTCTTTGAGTTTTTAATGAATCTAAACTATCAGCACTTGGACCACTTTCACCAAATTGATTAGAACCTTCCAAACTAACAGATTGACGTTTCTCTTTACGAAGACGATCAATTTCTTCCAATTCTTTTTGTCTAGTTGAACCACGTTCagtattaccattattttgaaggaatatattatttgcatttctttcttttcttgaTCTTTCAATCTCCTCCAATTCTTTTTGTCTAGAGTTAACTCTATTTTCATTCTCTTCCTCAGTTGATGAAACTTGACTAACTGGACCTTTATTCTCTTTTCTAAGACGATCAATCTCTTCTAATTCCTTTTGTCTACTTGGTGTATTTGatgaatcatcattattgttAAATGAAGAAAGGTGTCTTTCTTTACGCATTCTATTAATTTCTTCCAATTCTTTTTGTCTTTGTGAAACTGGATTTTCATCTGGTTGATTAATTGCTGCTGCTGCTTGTTGATATGATAAACTAACACTAcctcttttatttattggtgcattattattattgatattactattactagtattattaaaacctACTGACATTCTTTGTTGTTTcttttcttcatcttcttgttttttctttttctcttgtTCTTCAATCTCTTTAATTCTATTCTTTAATGTACTACTATTTGGATCATTTAATTGTCTAATCTTTTGAACTTCTTCACGTTTAAATctttcctcttcttcttctcttcttcttctttcaCGTGCTTCCTCTTCAATTTTCTTTCTATTCTCTTGTCTAATTCTATCTTCTTCTGCTCTTTTGGCTGCAATTGCAGGATCAACGGCTTTCTTTGTTGGTACATTTGCACCATTTGgtgttttagtttttataCCTTTCTTTTCTCTCTCTTTCATTAATAACTCTGTCAACTGTTCACTTGATAATTCTTGAAGATTAAATGAAATACCATTCTTTTTAGAATATGGTGCATCTGGTGATTCTGGATAtgtctttttaaaataatgatacAATTCTGATAAATAAGTCATAATACTTCTTCTATCTAATCCACCTGGAATTAATactataaagaaaaaaaaataaaataaaaataaaaaaaaaagatttataattaaaatgtgtatgttaataaatatttaaaatttaaaaataaataaaaattaaaataaataaataaataaaataaattacaataatcTGGATCTAATAAATCTGGTACACCAAGTTTAGTAGCATGACTAAATGCCAATTCTAAATTATCTCTTTTATTTtcagatgataatgattcataactaaataatttatcacctTCATATGAATGAATTAATGCACAAAATGCCAAACCATCACCCCAAGAATctgtaaaattattaactttAATATTTGGATAACCTTGAGTTCTAACTTGAGCCCACATTAACAAAGCTTCTTTACCTGTTTTTACtgacattttctttttctttttttttttcttacaacaatattattttttaaaatttacaaatatttatatatgatacttttttttttttttttttttttattacaacaatattattttttaaaatttggtttaaatatatatatgaaaatttttttttttctttttttttttttttttttttgaatatataaaatattaataaataatttaaaataaataaaattaaaattgatagaTGTGTTGTTTAAAGTTTTGGAGGGTTCTAAATATTAGTATATCTATTTccttaaatgatttaaatagtaTAATTTAAAACCTAAAGTTTTAcacaaatatattaattaatattagtcttttgaaaaatataaaggaaaaaaaaaaaattaaaagaaaaacaaataatgaaataaaaaaatgaaaaaaaaaaaaaataataataataaataataaaaaaaactatatatattcaaattataatgataCTGTTAAATGGAAAATTATTTATGTTGTGAATGATATTGTAAAATGGTTAACAAAAGAATAGATTTAATGTGATGTGGTAAAGcagttaatttttttttttttttttttttttttataaataaattattaagtGGTGCATAAATAATTTGTGTGTAAATATGTGTGAGGGTGGGTAGGTTTGTTTAttgtgtttttctttttttctattattattttttttacatttcaAAATgtgtgtatttttttttttttttttttgattttgttttttcaactTTCTAATCATGAATTGtaattattgttaaaaattttccattttgaatatttaaatacaatGTTCTGATATTCTAATAATAGACTATTGTTataatcaatttataataatttcagaTAATTACTtgttattcaattaaaatcatcactGCTAGTTGTATGTCaattatctcttttttttttttttttgtttttcttttcaatCCATTGAAAAAAAGTCGAAATATATATGATGCGAGTAGATTTACAAAGTTGTGGTGTTATCAGTTAtttctaacttttttttttttttttttttttttttgtggatttataaaattacctactttttaaattactattcaaaatcaaatcaaaaaaaaaaaaatatataaaaaaaaaaaaattctaaatatgtttagaaaaataaataaaaataaaaataaaaataaataaaaaacaggtttttttttacaacgcaataaatttttttcttttttttttttttttatttttttttttttgtcaatcaaaaattttcaaataaaattttccataagtttgggtttttttttttttttttatttaaaataatcaaaatgataTCAAACACTGGTTCGGTGGACTAAAAAAAgcaaagtaaaaaaaataaaaaaaataaaaataaaaattaaaattaaaatgaaaataaaaataaaaatagattaaataaaagatattatttttttaagatatatattttttttttttttttttttttttttttttttttttaatttatttaattatttattttttttttttttttttacattttcttTAATCTTTCAAGTGAAGcatttaataaaccaataaATGGTGGAGATGGTCTTTGTGGTCTTGATTTAAATTCTGGATGGAATTGGCAAGCTACATAATAATCATGATCTTTGAGTTCAACGATTTCCATTCTAACGCCAGTAGTATCTTTACCTACAAAGTGAAGACCTTTAGCATGAATTTCATCTACGACTTCTGGATTAACTTCATAACGATGACGATGACGTTCTTCAACGGCTTGACCAACTTTATCGACATTATAAAGTTTTGAGATTTTATTGTCAACATCGGTGAAGATGGTATCACGTGAGCCCAATCTCATTGTACCACCCATATGAGTTTTACTAACTTCTGGCATGAAAACAACGACATTCTTACCGGAACCACTAGCAGAGAATTCTTCAGAGTTTGCGTTCTCCCAACCCATAACGTTACGAGCGTATTCGATGACAGCAATTTGCAAACCTAAACAAATTCCAAGGAATGGTTTACCAGAGGTACGAGCATAATTTGCGGTTAAAATCATACCTTCGATACCACGATCACCAAAACCACCTGGAACCAAAATACCATGAGCACCACGTAACATTTCCcatgattttttatattctgCAGTGGATGAGTTTTGAGTTTCTAAATTTGAAGCTTCAACCCAATCGATTACCATCTTTCTTTCAATTGCCATTGAAGCATGATCCAATGCTTTGATTACAGAGAGGTAGGCATCTGTGAGACCAGTGTATTTGCCAACCATTGCAATACGAATTGGGTTAAGACTTTCATTGGTGATTTTGTCCATACGGTCAGCTAAACCCTTCCAAGAGGCCATCCAATATGGAGTTGATTCACTTGGTGAGGTTTTACTTAAATCAACCTTTGGATTCAATTGTAAACGTCTAAGTACGAGATTTGGTAAATTTTGTTGATTGAGTAATATTGGAACACGATAAATGTTTGAAACATCATGAACACCAATGACATTATCTGGTGCAACATgacaaaataatgaaatcttCTTTTTGGTTTCTTCAGTCAATGGTTGAGTACTACGACATAAACAAAAATCTGGACTTAAACCCAATGAACGTAATTCACGAATTGATTGTTGTGATGGTTTGGTCTTTTGTTCACCAACTACACCCAAAACTGGAACTAATGAAACATGCATTAAACAAAAGttttcaacaccaacacgaaattgaaattgacgTAATGCTTCTGTGAATGGCATTGATTCAATATCACCAACTGTACCTCCTAATTCAATAACACATACATCTGGTGTACCTTTATCACCATCAACTGGTAAATGTGCAACTCTTTCAATCcaattttgaatttcttctGTAATATGTGGTACAACTTGAACTGTTTTACCTAAATATTGACCTTTTCTTTcctaaaaaattttttttttaaaaaaaaaaaaaaaaaaaaaaaaaaaaaaaaaaaaaaaaaaaaaattattattaatattaatattttataatgtaaattcaaatagtaataataatagtaaaaataataattatacaaactttttcaataactaaattataaattttaccagtagtaatattattatctttaccTAAATTTACATCTAAAAATCTTTCATAATTTCCAAGATCTAAATCTacttcaccaccatcatctaATACAAATACTTCACCATGTTCGAATGGactaaatattttttaaaattaaaaaaaaaaaaaaaaagttaataattttattttctatttttaactttttttttaaataattatttatttatttattcctTACCTCATGGTACCAgcatcaatatttaaatatggatcaattttaattgaggTAACACGTAATCCCATTGATTTGAGGATCATTGCTGTACTACTGGCAATAATACCTTTACCAATACCACTTAAAACACCACCTGTAACAACaatatatttcattttattatttttatttttataaatatttttattggatattttaaatagtaaGCCTGAAGAAAGATATAATAAAGTATATAAATGCTCCAAACTGCCAACCTGTTGGAAAGAAGaaggaaagaaaaaaatgacaaaaaaaaaaattaaattttaaaaaacctcgtttttttttttttttttttttttaaaaaaaaaaaaaaaattaaaaataaaataattgaaaattaattaaaccgAAAAACACAAACTccgtgaaaaaaaaaatacgaAATCAAATaaccaaataattttattttcggttttttttatttttattttttttaaacattttattttttggatattattttttttttatacattttttatttgttaataatggtttttcattttattttttttttttagaaaaaataattaatttttaatttttatttttgtccaaatattaaaaaaaaaaaaaaaaaaaaaatttaccacacattactattaatattttttttattttttttattattatttttttttttatatttattatttatgatTTATCtcttttataaaatgaaatattcaCTCAtgtgatatttttttttgattatggAATTTCGAAAATTAGTCGactgtgaaaaaaaaaaaaagaaaataaaaaaataaaaaaaaaaaaaataaaaaaaaaaaaaaaaaaaatgaatttttgttttttttttttttcatttcatttttttttaatattttcaaatcaatacatataaatttaaaatgggTCAAGCAAGCAAAGTAtgattttatcaaattaatCAAGAATTATAAAAGAAAGGAGAatagaaaaattaattttttttttttttttattttttttttattttattgattataattattttaggTCTTTGGTAAACAAATTACATACTCAGTTTCACCATTCCAACAAAAACTTTTTGTAAACTATTTCAAAAATGCCATCCCACATTTAAGACGTGGTGTTAAAGATAACTTCTTCTGTTCAGTTCCATATTTCGCTGCTTTATATATCACTGTTAACTGGGCTAATGAAACCTACCACAACGAAATGAAAGACCACTGGTATTaagtaatttcaaaataataataataataataataacaaataagtaatttaatataatataaaaaaaaaaaaaaaataaaaaacaaagtcAGTAATATAATAAggtatatatatgtatatatatatttttttttttttaaaatcttagatattttatatttttatataagtaataaataaaaaaaaaaaaaaaatgctttttatttttatttttttttgaacttAATAGAAAATATATATTGTTTAGTTTTTATAGATAAgcaagtttaaaaaaaaatagcaaCAGAAAACAGCAGATAGagatattttcattttttttttagtgtggtttttttttttttttttgtttgtgttgtttatttattttttttattattttttatttttttttaaaactgtttgaaatgtaatatttttaaaaaatgaatagaaatagttggttttgttgcttaatattattgattattatttatttgttatcacagataattattaataaaatatcaaatacATTCGCTATCAAACagccaaaattaaataatattacagttaattacaattttaaaaataatattgaaatagtggatttaatatttattcaatATTATAATCCATTGGAAAaagaatatataaaaataataaataacaacCATTCAGTACTTAATTATTTcacttcaaatttaataaattcacataaatcatataaaaacttcaaaataattaattttttaaataataataataataataataaatcaccaattttaaaatataatattgaaaataataataataataataataaaatatttaaagatattagttttagtaataataaaaatatatttgataaattaattagtaatcatttaattttagaaataacaagtttaaatgatttaatagatttatttgattttatagaATTTATAGaaggaaaaattaaaaatagcataacaatatttggattttgttttttaagaGAAAATTTGGAAGAGAATATAGATAATTTCTTATCATCTCATAGAGTTTGgtcaataaaatttaattattcctttaattgtaaattaaataattatgaaaaatcatttgaatatGGTCAACtcattcaattaataaaagtttCAGAATCATTTgatacttttaaattttataattatttagataaattacaattttataataataataatggtggtaataaaaataattataataataaaatattaattcactCATTAAGACCATTTGGTATGATAAGTAGTTTACACTTTTTAGGATACTCTTTAACACTTTCTTTAGAATGGAATAGgacattaataattgatgatagtaaattcttattttcaaataaatttacagATTTATTTCTACCAATTACAGCAAAAACAAAGtaagtaattttttattttttatttttttctttaaaaaaaatatgtattaatttttaaaaaattattattattattattaaaattaccacaataagatttgaaaattttaataatgttgaaGAAAAGTCTGcacaaattattaattttttaaaaagtgaaAAGGAATATAATCATTCAAATCCAATATCGATAATAACAAATGATTATCATGTTTATGTAGATTTTAAAAGTTGTAATGAATTTCCAAAACAATGGTTTCAAGGTGGTGATTTgtattgttttaaatctCATATTatgaattatataattagaccaaattataaaattagaaaaattattgaattacataaattaaatttatttcataatgataaaaataattataatattaataatgatgaattaaattgtttaGCAATTCATATAAGGAATGGTGATAAagtaattgaaaattcaatgaaaaataaaagtatagttttaaattattttcaagattatttggattttattgtaaatgataagtatttaaataatggtagaaattttattaaaaatatatttgtaaTGAGTGATAATCAaactatatttaatattgatttaccAAATGCTCAGATTAGATATccacaatttaaatttcattatttaaaagatataatcAGAGATGATAATAcaacaaattttataaagtatttaaatgatgataactatgatacaaatttaaaaacattaaaaaatagaccaaattcaaatattggtAATGGTTTATTATCAGAGATAATAATAGCATCAGAATGTCAATATTTTATAGGTTCTCAAACTTCAAATGTTGCTAGACTAATAGTTGAATTAATGAATGCAAATAGAAAATCAAATccatctttaaaaataaaattatataaaacaCTAGATAATTCATCATGGTTCGCTGATCCTTAAggattaaaaaataagaataaaaataaaaaaataaaaaataaataaaaaatttaaacttttagatattatttttttgattatcaagacttttgtttttttttttttttttttatttttttttcttgggAATtcaggtaaaaaaaaaaaagttgcaCTGATTGTAATTCAaccaagatatttttttttttttttttccaactaatgaaaaaaaaaaaaaaaaaaaatggcttgtaaaataaagaaaaaataaaattatttttagaattttaaaaattatgataataaaaactaatcaacaattttaatttaaaaaaaaataaaagttaatggaaaattatttttttagtgaAGACAATAACAATTTGATCCTTATTTCTTAAGAACTTtttatctttcttttttaacaaaaagaaaagaaaaaaaaaaaaaaaaaaatttacttaacaataaaaatatttaaaattttaagtttttctatttttaattctaaaaaaaaaaaaaaaaaataaaaaataaaataaaataaatatttataaaaatggattcagttaaaattaaatgtaaagaaagtttttcatcatttggtTCATTTCCCAAAGATTATCCTGTTCAACTTCAAAGAAATCTATCTCCCACAGaggtatatatataaatttttaaaaaaaaaaaaaaaaaaaaaaaaaatttattgtacaattactaatttttatttttatttattttttatttttttattttttttttggtttataaaattagtttgaaagtattattaatagaattaataattcatgtaaatcatcatttaataaaggatatttattattttttttaggacCAATTGCTGGAATTGCTTTAATTATAGTTGGTATTATTAGATGGAGAAAAATGGTCTCCGAATTTAAAGAGAAGTTTGATCATTTCGATTTTAGTGTTGGTGAACCAATTATGGATGTTACTAATAGAGACTCATACAAACCAGACATgccattattttattttgtaattggTATTGCATTATTCTTGATTGgtagtattttattttgctgtttatatttcttatttaaaagaaaggTGTTGGCTAAAATTGATGAAACATTAATTCCATTGAATTCAATGTATTCTCAAAGAATGATAACATTTAGtttaaaagatgaaaatgaaagaaaATATATCCCAGATTATGAATATcgtataaatagtaataatcgAGCGTATATGAGTAatgttaaatttgataaagatGGGAATCcatataaagaaattgaagttCACTACTTGTATATTACTTTCCCCCTAAATCCAATTACTACTCAAAACTATCCAACTTTTCAACCTCCAATGTATTCCATTACTCCAGGTGTTCAACCTATTAATCATCAAGAAAACCAAATTGTTGAAATGGaagttattaataattgaaaatagaaaaaaaaaaaaaaaaaaaaaaaaaaaaaaaaaaaaataataactaataaaatttatttatttattttttttttttttaatttttattatttttttttttttaatttttattattttttttttttaaattaataatctaaaaataatgcCTTCAAGAAGGCTAACCTTCAAGAataagatattttaaaaaaaaaaaaaaaaaattcgaaTTTTTAAACAGAACATtctgcttttttttttaaaattttttttttaattttttttattttttttttaatttttttttttcaattttttttttgttttgattctttttagGAAAATTTCATCGATATGACACATTTGTTTAATGTTCTATCCCATTCCAATaaattattgtaaaaaatgaaatttaattaaagtatCAGaaccaatttaataataaaataccaATTTGAAAGGGTAGAACAGAAGATGTAAAGGGGGAATAAGAAATtagaataatattaaaaataataatcactATGGTTAAGAATAAAATTTAACTggtagtaaaaaaaaaatacaaagaaaaaaaaaaaaaaaaaaaaaaaaaccttctGGAAATTTTTtactataattaaatatattattattattattgttttaaaaattttttttattctgaAATCTCAAAAAGATCTGtgtgaatttattaaattttaggaagtaataataataataataatattgaaaagttGTTGATTCTATATTCTTTATCATGAGacatattgatttttttttttaatatggaAATCGAATactgtttaaataaaattttaattactaCCAATAGTAATTTGTGTATTCCAAagggaaattaaaaataaaaaaaaaataaatataaaaaataaaaaataaattag
This region of Dictyostelium discoideum AX4 chromosome 3 chromosome, whole genome shotgun sequence genomic DNA includes:
- the uqcrq gene encoding cytochrome b-c1 complex subunit 8; its protein translation is MGQASKVFGKQITYSVSPFQQKLFVNYFKNAIPHLRRGVKDNFFCSVPYFAALYITVNWANETYHNEMKDHWY
- a CDS encoding hypothetical protein (calponin homology (CH) domain-containing protein), which gives rise to MSVKTGKEALLMWAQVRTQGYPNIKVNNFTDSWGDGLAFCALIHSYEGDKLFSYESLSSENKRDNLELAFSHATKLGVPDLLDPDYLLIPGGLDRRSIMTYLSELYHYFKKTYPESPDAPYSKKNGISFNLQELSSEQLTELLMKEREKKGIKTKTPNGANVPTKKAVDPAIAAKRAEEDRIRQENRKKIEEEARERRRREEEEERFKREEVQKIRQLNDPNSSTLKNRIKEIEEQEKKKKQEDEEKKQQRMSVGFNNTSNSNINNNNAPINKRGSVSLSYQQAAAAINQPDENPVSQRQKELEEINRMRKERHLSSFNNNDDSSNTPSRQKELEEIDRLRKENKGPVSQVSSTEEENENRVNSRQKELEEIERSRKERNANNIFLQNNGNTERGSTRQKELEEIDRLRKEKRQSVSLEGSNQFGESGPSADSLDSLKTQRQKELEEIDRERKQKRLSFNQENNNNNNNNNTNNNVEQEQKPEPIKEEQEEEEQKLSSPSTEPIELTREQRLQKLKEEKEAIKEKEEQEKIEREKQREQRRIEKEQREKEEREQEELAEIEREKQREQRRLEKEQREKEDKEREKELKRQKEEREREKEQRRLEKEQKDREERKLEREKELEREREKELEREREREQRRLERERDEIEREQRRLEKIQHEKEEKERLERELKEKEERELKEKKEKDLDSFEEQRRKREQERRLRKEQIEREVEEESKRIEAEREARKKARELDRPSVSSPISSSSSPSNPSSSSPTPISNTSPSNSSGNLMLSEQEQRRRDREQRRLELEQEANKLEEERKKSQEERSLARDQKERELEEEPKSLDQEREERRRKREEAKNS
- the ctps gene encoding CTP synthase, whose translation is MKYIVVTGGVLSGIGKGIIASSTAMILKSMGLRVTSIKIDPYLNIDAGTMSPFEHGEVFVLDDGGEVDLDLGNYERFLDVNLGKDNNITTGKIYNLVIEKERKGQYLGKTVQVVPHITEEIQNWIERVAHLPVDGDKGTPDVCVIELGGTVGDIESMPFTEALRQFQFRVGVENFCLMHVSLVPVLGVVGEQKTKPSQQSIRELRSLGLSPDFCLCRSTQPLTEETKKKISLFCHVAPDNVIGVHDVSNIYRVPILLNQQNLPNLVLRRLQLNPKVDLSKTSPSESTPYWMASWKGLADRMDKITNESLNPIRIAMVGKYTGLTDAYLSVIKALDHASMAIERKMVIDWVEASNLETQNSSTAEYKKSWEMLRGAHGILVPGGFGDRGIEGMILTANYARTSGKPFLGICLGLQIAVIEYARNVMGWENANSEEFSASGSGKNVVVFMPEVSKTHMGGTMRLGSRDTIFTDVDNKISKLYNVDKVGQAVEERHRHRYEVNPEVVDEIHAKGLHFVGKDTTGVRMEIVELKDHDYYVACQFHPEFKSRPQRPSPPFIGLLNASLERLKKM
- the fut8 gene encoding hypothetical protein, producing MNRNSWFCCLILLIIIYLLSQIIINKISNTFAIKQPKLNNITVNYNFKNNIEIVDLIFIQYYNPLEKEYIKIINNNHSVLNYFTSNLINSHKSYKNFKIINFLNNNNNNNKSPILKYNIENNNNNNNKIFKDISFSNNKNIFDKLISNHLILEITSLNDLIDLFDFIEFIEGKIKNSITIFGFCFLRENLEENIDNFLSSHRVWSIKFNYSFNCKLNNYEKSFEYGQLIQLIKVSESFDTFKFYNYLDKLQFYNNNNGGNKNNYNNKILIHSLRPFGMISSLHFLGYSLTLSLEWNRTLIIDDSKFLFSNKFTDLFLPITAKTKFENFNNVEEKSAQIINFLKSEKEYNHSNPISIITNDYHVYVDFKSCNEFPKQWFQGGDLYCFKSHIMNYIIRPNYKIRKIIELHKLNLFHNDKNNYNINNDELNCLAIHIRNGDKVIENSMKNKSIVLNYFQDYLDFIVNDKYLNNGRNFIKNIFVMSDNQTIFNIDLPNAQIRYPQFKFHYLKDIIRDDNTTNFIKYLNDDNYDTNLKTLKNRPNSNIGNGLLSEIIIASECQYFIGSQTSNVARLIVELMNANRKSNPSLKIKLYKTLDNSSWFADP